The DNA segment AAAACCCAAAAACACGCCCCTGGCCCGATCCGTTCCACCTTACCTGTGCAGGCTCAGGCCGCAGGGCCACCGCCTCGGATACTGTTCGAACTGAAGATCAGGGTGATGGCCGGCGGCTTATCTGAATTACAGGTTCAACAGACCGCAGCGGTTCCTCAGCCTGTCCAGCCATCGCTCCGGGGATCAGCCGGAGAACGTTCCCCCAGGGGGAGGAGGAGCGTCAAGACGTAAGCGCTTCCCTTGATCGAGGCACAGGGTTTCGACGGCGGCGCCGATGTCGTCGGCCAGCCGGCCGCCCGCGGCCAGCCGCATGTCGTCCGCCGGCCGGTACTTGCCGGTACGCACCAGGATGCCGCCGAGGCCGGCGGCGAGCGCGCCGTTGACGTCGGCTTCGACGTCGTCACCGATCATGACCGCCTCGTCCGGGCTGCAGCCGAGCGGACGCAGCGCTGCCGCGAACAGGGCCGGTGCCGGCTTGCCCAGCAGTTCCGCGCTGACCCCGGCCGCATATTCCAGCGCCGCGACGAACGGTCCGGCGTCCAGCGACAGTCCGTCCGCTTCCTTGAAATAGCGGTTGCGACCCAACGCCAGCAGCGGCGCGCCGGCCATCAGCAGTCGAAACGCCTGATTGAGGCCGGCGTAGCTGAAGTGATCCCCGGCATCGCCCACCACCACGGCATTGGGTTGGTGCAGATCGAGCCCGTCGAAGTCCGGTGTGAGGCCAGGATGGATCAGCAGCAGCGGGCGCAGGCCGCGTTCGAGCAGCACCGTGCGCGCAGCGCTGGCCGGGGTCAGCAGCTCGTCAGTGGCCACATCCAGGCCCAGGCGCGCCAGTTCCAGCAGCAGCGCGGCGCGACTCTGGCGCGTGGTGTTGGTGACGAAACGCAGCGCCAGGCCGCTGGCGCGCAGCCGGGCCAGGGCATGCTGCGCGCCGGGTAGCAGGCGCGTGCCCTCGTAGAACACGCCGCCCAGGTCCAGCAGTACGGTACGCAGCTTCATCACGCAGGCCTCCGGCCAGCCCGGGCTGGCAGCGCGGGTTCCGCCCGCTGCGGCCTCCTTCTTCCCGATTCGATTCTAGTGGTGGTGACCGGTCGTGTGTGGCGCCGGCGGCGGCCCATCCGGATGGACATGGCCGGCATGGGGCAGGGCGCCGAGCACCGTCCACAGGCCGAAGCCCACCAGCAGGGCGCCGCTCAGGCGCCGTCCACGGCTGCCGCGCAGGTGGCGCAGCAGCCCGGCTGCGGTACCGCCGGCCAGCAGGATCGCCGGCAGCGTGCCAAGGCCGAAGCCGGCCATGACCAGGGCGCCGTTGCCCGGGCTGCCGCTGGCCAGCGCCAGGGCCAGCATGCTGTACACCAGGCCGCATGGCAGCCAGCCCCACAGCGCGCCGACCGCCAGCGCCGCCAGCGGTCCGCGCGGCGGCAGCAGGCCGCCTAGGGCCGGCGTCAGGCGCGTCCACAGGCGGGCACCCAGGGCTTCGATTCGCAGCAGGCCGCGCCAGCGCAGGGCGAGCGTCAGACCCACCGCCACCAGCAGCGCGCCGAACACGATCCGCAGGGCCAGTCCCAGCCGCAGCAGGTCCAGGCCCCGGCCGAGCAGCGCGCCGCCGCCGCCGGCCAGCGCGCCGGCCAGGCTGTAGCTCAGCACCCGGCCGGTGCTCAGCAGCAGGGCGGTCAGCGGCGCCGGTCCGCGGCCGGCGCCGGCCAGTGCGGCGCTGATGCCGCCGCACATGGCCAGGCAGTGGCCGCTGCCGGCCAGACCCGCCAGCAGCGCCGCGGCGAAACCGAGTTCAGGGCCGGGGCTGATCATCGTTCGGTGGCCCGGATCGGGGTGGCTGGGTCTCGTCGTCGTGCAGGATGCGCCACGCCGGGCTGTCCAGATCATCGAACTGGCCGCTGCGCATGGCCCAGAAGAACACCGCCACGGCGATGCCCACCAGCAGCAGGGTAACCGGAACCAGGAAGAACAGGCTTTCCATCGGGCGCGGCTAGGCCAGCCGGGGCTCGGCCTGTGCGAGCGTGTTTGCGCGCGGTGAGCGCAGCAGGCGCAGGCTGTTGCCGACCACCAGTGCCGAACTGGCGGACATGCCAAGCGCCGCCAGCCAGGGCGGCACCAGGCCGGCGGCCGCCAGCGGGATGGCGAGCAGGTTGTAGACCGCCGCCCAGGCGAGGTTCTGGCGCACCACGGCCAGCGTGCGCCGGGCGGTGTCGATGCCGTCCAGCAGTGGTGCCAGACGCTCGCCCAGCAGCAGCAGATCGGCTTGCGAGTGCGCCAGCGCGGCGCCGCTGGCCAGCGCCACCGATACGTCCGCGCCGGCCAGTATCGGCGCGTCGTTGACACCGTCGCCGACCATCAGCACCACCTCGCCGCGCTGCTGGCGGGCGCGGATGGCGGCCAGTTTCTGCTGCGGCGTCTGGCGCGCCTGCCAGTCGCGCACGCCAAGGCGCCCGGCCACGGCCGCCACGGCGGGCGCGGCATCGCCGCTCGAAATGGCCGGCGCCAGCCCGCGCCGGGCGAGCGCAGCCAGTGTGTCGGCCGCGTCGGTGCGCAGCGGATCGCTGAGCAGGAACAGCGCCACCAGCCGCTGGCCGTCGCCCAGACCCACCCAACTGCCGGCGCCGTGCTCGCGTTCCAGCGCGTCGACGGCGGCTGTCTGTCCCGGGCCACCGGCGAACTCGGGCGTGCCCAGGTGCCAGGTCCGGCCGTCCACCTGGCCACGCACGCCGCCGGCCGTCACCGGCTCCACCTGCGCGGCGGTGAGCCCGCCGGCGTGGGGCAGAAAGGCGCACGCGTAGGGATGGCTCGAACCGACTTCCAGCGCCGCGGCGACGGCCAGGTGCTGCTCGATCGGCGTGCCGTCCAGGCTGCGGCTGGCGGCGATTTGCGGCCGGCCGGCGGTGAGTGTGCCGGTCTTGTCGAGCAGCACGCTGCGCACGCGCGTCAGGTTTTCGAGCGCCGCGCCGCGGGTGACCAGCAAGCCGCGCCGCGCCAGGCCGGCAGCGGCGGCAGCGAAGGCCGTAGGCGTGGCCAGCGCCAGCGCGCAGGGGCAGGACACCACCAGTACCGCCAGCGTGTTGGCCAGCCAGCGCGTCGGTTCGACCTGCCACCAGTACTGGCCGGTTGCCGCAGCCGCCAGCAAAACCAGCCCGATGAAGCCGCTCGCCAAACGGTCGGCGAGCAGCGCCAGCGGCGGCCGGTCGGCCTGTGCGCGCTGCAGCAGGCGGGCGATCTGCGACACCTGCGTGGCCGTGCCGACGCGCTGCAGTTCCACCGTCACCGGTGGCCCGAGGTTGACGCTGCCGCCGATCAACGCCTCGCCGGCCGTGCGCCGCCGCGGCTCGGACTCGCCGGTCAGCAGAGCCTCATCGACCTGCGTGGCGCCTTCGAGCAGCAGCCCGTCGGCCGGGATCACCTCGCCGCTGCCGACCAGCACCCGGTCGCCGGGCGCCAGTTCGCTCACCGCCACCGGCGTCGGACCGTCGGCGCCCAGGCGCAGCACGCTGGCCGGCAGCATGGCCGCCAGTGCCTCGCCGACGCTGCGCACGCGGCCGCGGGCGTCGGCCTCGAACCAGCGGCTCACCGACAGGAAGAACACGAACATGACCACCGAGTCGAAGTACACCTCGGCGCCGCCCGTCAGGGTGATCCAAACGCTGGCGCCGCCGGCCAGGGTGAGCGCAATCGCCACCGGCAGGTCCATGCCCGGCCGGCCGTGGCGCAGGCCGCGCCAGGCACCCAGAAAGAACGGCGTGCCGGCATACAGCAGCACCGGCAGCGCCACCAGCATGCTGATCAGGCGCAGGAAGTCGCGCATGGCCGGCTCCAGCGTGTCGCCGGCCAGGTAAAAGGCGAAGGCGAAGCTCGACACCTGCATCATGCCAAGGCCGGCCACCAGCAGCCGCTTGAGCGCGCTGTGGCGCTCGCGCGTGGCGGCGGCGCGGGCGTCGGCGGCAATGGGGTGCGGCCGGTAGCCGAGCGCGGCCAGCGTCCCCAGCAGTTCGGACAACTTGAGCTCGGCCGGGCGCCAGGCGAGCTGCACGCGGCCGGTGGCGGGGCTCACGCGCACCTCGCAGACGCCCGGCAGGCGCATGAGCTGGCTTTCGATCAGCCAAGCACAGGCCGCGCAGCGCAGGCCCTCGACCACGAAGCCGGCCTCGGCGCGCTCGGCCGAGACCTGATGCACGAAGGTGGCCTGCGCCTGCGGGCGGTCGAAGGCGGTCCATGCGTCGGCAGCAGCGGGCTCGGCGGGGCGCAGCGCCGGGGCGGTGCGAAAGCGGTAGTAGTCGGCATGGCCGCTGCTCAGGATCAGCTGCGCCACGGCCCGGCAGCCAGGGCAGCACACCGGTCGCGGCGCGCCATCGACGGTGACGGTCAAATCCAGGCCCGGCGGCACCGGCTCGCTGCAGTGAAAGCAGGCGAGGCTCACCGCGGCGCCAGTTGCAGCTCGCCGGCGTTTGCCGGCAGCTCGCCGCGCAGGCGCCAGCCTTGATCCGGCGATGCGATTTCCACGTGATGGCGGATCGCATCGAGCCGGCCCAGATTGCCGGTGTAGCGGTCATCGTCTCCGGGAGTGAGGCGGATTTGCCGGTCGCCGGTGGCGTCGGTCGGGTGAATGAGCCTCAGTTCGACGGCCTGCGCCGGTACGCCGCGGATGCTCAGTTCCACCGTACCGCTGGGGGCATCGACCCGCAGCGTGGCCGTGACACCCAGCGCAAGGGCCCGCCGGTCGCGTGACTGGTCGAGGTCGAAGGCGCGGCCGATGCGGGCGTAATCGTCGACCACCAGCGAATCGGCGTTGCGCACGGCGATCGCCACCGTCAGCAGGCCACCGATGACGGCCGCGATGGGTGGGGCTGCCACCAGCCAGAACCAGCGGTTGCGGTACCAGGGCGTCGGTCCGATCGCGCTGGCAGCCGGGCGCTCAGTCATCTTCCACCGGCCCCAGGAAGCGCACCTCATGCTGGGCCGATACGCCGCTGGCACCCGTCACCGTCAGGGTGAGCGTGCTCACCCGCCGGTGGATGGCGTCCTCGGGTACGCGGATGCGGGTCGGCACCACGGCCACGCCGCCGGGCGGCAGTTCGAATTCTGGCGGATCGGTCTCGATCACCGCTCCCGGCAGGCCGGCGATGGCTGCCCGGTAGCGCTGGCTGACGGCGGATTTGTTGACCACCTTGAGCGTGTAGACGTTCTCGATCTGGTCGTCGCCGACCTCCCGGTACAGCCGGCCGCGGTCGGCGATCAGGTCCACGTTCAGCGGCGTGCGTAGCGCCACGGCAGTGCCAAGGCCCACCAGCAGGGCAGTCAGCAGCAGCCCGTAGATGACGATGCGCGGGCGCAGCACGTGCGTCTTGCCGCCCTC comes from the Immundisolibacter sp. genome and includes:
- a CDS encoding TIGR01458 family HAD-type hydrolase — its product is MKLRTVLLDLGGVFYEGTRLLPGAQHALARLRASGLALRFVTNTTRQSRAALLLELARLGLDVATDELLTPASAARTVLLERGLRPLLLIHPGLTPDFDGLDLHQPNAVVVGDAGDHFSYAGLNQAFRLLMAGAPLLALGRNRYFKEADGLSLDAGPFVAALEYAAGVSAELLGKPAPALFAAALRPLGCSPDEAVMIGDDVEADVNGALAAGLGGILVRTGKYRPADDMRLAAGGRLADDIGAAVETLCLDQGKRLRLDAPPPPGGTFSG
- a CDS encoding sulfite exporter TauE/SafE family protein codes for the protein MISPGPELGFAAALLAGLAGSGHCLAMCGGISAALAGAGRGPAPLTALLLSTGRVLSYSLAGALAGGGGALLGRGLDLLRLGLALRIVFGALLVAVGLTLALRWRGLLRIEALGARLWTRLTPALGGLLPPRGPLAALAVGALWGWLPCGLVYSMLALALASGSPGNGALVMAGFGLGTLPAILLAGGTAAGLLRHLRGSRGRRLSGALLVGFGLWTVLGALPHAGHVHPDGPPPAPHTTGHHH
- the ccoS gene encoding cbb3-type cytochrome oxidase assembly protein CcoS, with protein sequence MESLFFLVPVTLLLVGIAVAVFFWAMRSGQFDDLDSPAWRILHDDETQPPRSGPPNDDQPRP
- a CDS encoding heavy metal translocating P-type ATPase, whose translation is MSLACFHCSEPVPPGLDLTVTVDGAPRPVCCPGCRAVAQLILSSGHADYYRFRTAPALRPAEPAAADAWTAFDRPQAQATFVHQVSAERAEAGFVVEGLRCAACAWLIESQLMRLPGVCEVRVSPATGRVQLAWRPAELKLSELLGTLAALGYRPHPIAADARAAATRERHSALKRLLVAGLGMMQVSSFAFAFYLAGDTLEPAMRDFLRLISMLVALPVLLYAGTPFFLGAWRGLRHGRPGMDLPVAIALTLAGGASVWITLTGGAEVYFDSVVMFVFFLSVSRWFEADARGRVRSVGEALAAMLPASVLRLGADGPTPVAVSELAPGDRVLVGSGEVIPADGLLLEGATQVDEALLTGESEPRRRTAGEALIGGSVNLGPPVTVELQRVGTATQVSQIARLLQRAQADRPPLALLADRLASGFIGLVLLAAAATGQYWWQVEPTRWLANTLAVLVVSCPCALALATPTAFAAAAAGLARRGLLVTRGAALENLTRVRSVLLDKTGTLTAGRPQIAASRSLDGTPIEQHLAVAAALEVGSSHPYACAFLPHAGGLTAAQVEPVTAGGVRGQVDGRTWHLGTPEFAGGPGQTAAVDALEREHGAGSWVGLGDGQRLVALFLLSDPLRTDAADTLAALARRGLAPAISSGDAAPAVAAVAGRLGVRDWQARQTPQQKLAAIRARQQRGEVVLMVGDGVNDAPILAGADVSVALASGAALAHSQADLLLLGERLAPLLDGIDTARRTLAVVRQNLAWAAVYNLLAIPLAAAGLVPPWLAALGMSASSALVVGNSLRLLRSPRANTLAQAEPRLA
- a CDS encoding FixH family protein; translation: MTERPAASAIGPTPWYRNRWFWLVAAPPIAAVIGGLLTVAIAVRNADSLVVDDYARIGRAFDLDQSRDRRALALGVTATLRVDAPSGTVELSIRGVPAQAVELRLIHPTDATGDRQIRLTPGDDDRYTGNLGRLDAIRHHVEIASPDQGWRLRGELPANAGELQLAPR